In one window of Janthinobacterium sp. 1_2014MBL_MicDiv DNA:
- a CDS encoding serine hydrolase, translating into MPPRLPTLLLPIVSLSAAGAMAAPTLDASVRERAETLVREGKHASLVIAVIDGRDSAVYGFGRARPGDAAAPDADTVYEIGSVTKTMTGLLLADAVVAGKAGLDQAVAELLPAYTIPAHAGQQITLAQLATHFSGLPRLPGNLAPADINDPYADYAEAQLRSFLAGHTLSRPPDASYEYSNLGYGLLGTALAERAQLPYEELLQARIFRPLGMLSSSTQTTPALRARLAPGHLEDGQPTSNWHFQAIAAAGAVRSSARDMIAYVQSYMRAPGAAQRLAVQPRQILAGEGDGDGVKKVGLAWVLDQVDGQPFAWHNGQTGGYASFVGYTLDGKRGVVVLSNTARDVDGLGVGVLVPGSLPPLEKDGPPPEEIAIDPARLAQYAGQYALAPTFVLSVRQGPDGLLVGATGQGEAPVFASAQDTFFYKAVEAQLVFQRDVQGAITGVVLHQNGMAMPGKRKP; encoded by the coding sequence ATGCCACCACGCCTGCCCACCCTGTTATTGCCCATCGTATCGCTGTCTGCCGCCGGCGCCATGGCCGCCCCCACTCTCGATGCAAGCGTGCGCGAGCGCGCGGAAACGCTGGTACGCGAGGGCAAGCATGCGAGCCTCGTCATCGCCGTGATCGACGGCAGGGATAGCGCCGTGTATGGCTTTGGCCGCGCGCGGCCTGGCGATGCGGCCGCGCCCGATGCCGACACCGTCTACGAAATCGGCTCCGTGACGAAAACCATGACGGGCCTGCTGCTGGCCGACGCCGTCGTGGCCGGCAAGGCCGGGCTGGACCAGGCCGTCGCCGAGCTATTGCCCGCCTATACGATTCCTGCCCATGCCGGCCAGCAAATAACACTGGCCCAGTTGGCCACGCATTTTTCCGGCTTGCCGCGCCTGCCCGGCAACCTGGCGCCGGCGGACATCAACGATCCCTACGCCGACTATGCGGAAGCGCAGCTGCGCAGCTTCTTGGCAGGCCACACCCTGTCGCGTCCGCCGGACGCCTCCTACGAGTACTCGAACCTCGGCTATGGGCTGCTGGGCACGGCATTGGCTGAACGGGCGCAGCTGCCATATGAAGAACTGCTGCAGGCGCGCATCTTCCGCCCGCTGGGCATGCTTTCCAGCTCGACGCAGACCACGCCCGCCCTGCGGGCCCGCCTGGCACCTGGTCATCTGGAGGATGGCCAGCCCACATCGAACTGGCATTTCCAGGCCATCGCGGCGGCCGGCGCCGTGCGCTCCAGCGCGCGCGACATGATTGCCTATGTGCAGTCATACATGCGCGCACCCGGCGCGGCACAGCGGCTGGCCGTGCAGCCGCGCCAGATACTGGCCGGCGAAGGCGACGGCGACGGCGTCAAGAAAGTGGGCCTGGCATGGGTGCTCGACCAGGTCGATGGCCAGCCTTTCGCCTGGCATAACGGACAGACGGGCGGCTACGCCAGCTTTGTCGGCTATACCCTCGACGGCAAGCGGGGCGTGGTGGTGCTGAGCAATACTGCGCGCGACGTCGACGGGCTGGGCGTCGGCGTGCTGGTGCCTGGCAGCCTGCCGCCCCTGGAAAAGGATGGCCCGCCGCCGGAGGAAATCGCCATCGACCCGGCCCGGCTGGCGCAATACGCGGGCCAGTACGCGCTGGCGCCCACGTTCGTGCTCAGCGTGCGCCAGGGGCCGGACGGTTTGCTGGTGGGCGCCACGGGCCAGGGCGAAGCGCCCGTGTTCGCCAGCGCGCAAGACACGTTCTTTTACAAGGCGGTCGAGGCGCAGCTGGTGTTCCAGCGCGACGTCCAGGGCGCCATCACTGGCGTGGTCCTGCACCAGAACGGCATGGCCATGCCGGGCAAGCGCAAACCTTGA
- a CDS encoding serine hydrolase, whose translation MTPTFALLPLCLLGSAALAAPVLDDAVRQRAEELTRTGLHSSIVIAVIDGKHSAVYGFGHAQAGKPAKPGADTVYQIGSVTKTMTALLLADAVVAGKVALDEPVAKLLPGYTLPTFDGKPITVLDLATHYSSLPRLPGNFAPKDPANPYADYTEQLQRQFLAAYRLPRAPGSAFDYSNIGYAVLGTALAAQAGTSYEALLQSRIAVPLGMRSTSNTASAGMLARLAPGHLGTGQPTPAWDLNVVAPAGGVYSSARDMVAYLQAYMLRPLRPYALAVKPQRALAPDSDTKIGLAWLLEQKQGQGYAWHSGQTGGYSSYVAFTTDGKRGVVVLTNTARTIDELGLSALLPGTPLPAIKKLPAAIDLPRAALAEYVGEYPLGKEFTLTVSLGKDGLEAAGTGVGSAPVFASAKDRFFFRAIDAELAFTRDAQGRIDSVLLKQGGQDVVLPRKP comes from the coding sequence ATGACACCCACTTTCGCCCTCCTCCCCCTCTGCCTGCTCGGTTCCGCCGCGCTGGCCGCCCCCGTGCTGGACGACGCCGTGCGCCAGCGCGCCGAGGAACTGACGCGCACGGGCTTGCATTCCAGCATCGTCATCGCCGTCATCGACGGCAAGCACAGCGCCGTGTACGGTTTCGGCCATGCGCAGGCGGGCAAACCCGCCAAGCCCGGCGCCGACACCGTCTACCAGATCGGTTCCGTGACCAAGACCATGACGGCCCTGCTGCTGGCCGACGCCGTCGTGGCCGGCAAGGTGGCGCTTGACGAGCCCGTGGCGAAGCTCTTGCCCGGCTACACGCTCCCAACCTTTGACGGCAAGCCGATCACCGTGCTCGACCTGGCCACGCATTATTCATCGCTGCCGCGCCTGCCTGGCAATTTCGCGCCGAAGGACCCGGCTAACCCTTACGCCGACTACACAGAACAGTTGCAGCGGCAATTCCTCGCCGCCTACCGCCTGCCGCGCGCGCCAGGCAGCGCCTTCGACTATTCGAACATCGGCTATGCGGTGCTGGGCACGGCATTGGCGGCCCAGGCCGGCACCAGCTATGAGGCGCTGCTGCAGTCGCGCATCGCCGTGCCGCTGGGCATGCGCTCGACGTCGAACACGGCCTCGGCCGGCATGCTGGCGCGCCTGGCGCCCGGCCACCTGGGCACGGGCCAGCCCACGCCGGCCTGGGATTTGAACGTGGTGGCGCCGGCCGGCGGCGTGTATTCGAGCGCGCGCGACATGGTGGCCTACCTGCAAGCCTATATGCTCCGGCCGTTGCGCCCGTATGCGCTGGCCGTCAAGCCGCAGCGCGCGCTGGCGCCGGACAGCGACACGAAAATCGGCCTGGCCTGGCTGCTGGAGCAGAAGCAGGGACAAGGCTATGCCTGGCATAGCGGCCAGACGGGCGGCTACTCGAGCTATGTGGCGTTCACGACGGATGGCAAGCGCGGCGTGGTGGTGCTGACGAATACGGCGCGCACCATCGACGAGCTTGGACTGTCAGCCTTGCTGCCGGGCACACCGTTGCCAGCCATCAAAAAGCTGCCAGCGGCCATCGACCTGCCGCGCGCGGCGCTGGCCGAGTATGTGGGCGAGTATCCGCTTGGCAAGGAATTCACCTTGACGGTGAGCCTGGGCAAGGATGGGCTGGAAGCGGCCGGCACGGGCGTCGGTTCGGCGCCCGTGTTTGCCAGCGCGAAAGACCGCTTCTTCTTCCGCGCCATCGACGCGGAACTGGCGTTTACGCGCGATGCCCAGGGCCGTATCGACAGCGTCCTGCTCAAGCAAGGCGGGCAGGACGTGGTCTTGCCGCGCAAGCCCTAG
- a CDS encoding VirK/YbjX family protein, producing the protein MNTAALAASPALSQRPASGHRLKAALGALFFPRQRTRWQAFLSSTPGMAALAQLHPCLRFKIFRPYASRQLGCSARLTLLEGHYRFLWQAGARPLVEQAARHPVLLAAFAGKDEALYRLQLTAIHDSHREGELCLRLTRNGLPLYLASFLFTPRADGVSIQLGALQGLRSEAGAQAVKAATRALHGCRPKNLMVAALRDFGDFFACTNLFLVSNHNRIALNARRRRHIAADYDQAWQELRALPMRDGNYHLPCAAYRPADLADVPSKKRADARRRGELLLGMTADMRAQLAFLLDAPAAMAVEAPCQQSDTLDSSVLPSHH; encoded by the coding sequence ATGAACACCGCGGCCCTGGCTGCTTCGCCCGCCTTGTCGCAACGGCCTGCGAGCGGGCACCGCCTGAAAGCGGCCTTGGGCGCCCTGTTCTTTCCGCGCCAGCGCACGCGCTGGCAGGCGTTTCTCAGCAGCACGCCCGGCATGGCCGCGCTGGCGCAGCTGCATCCCTGCCTGCGCTTCAAGATTTTCCGCCCTTACGCCTCGCGCCAGCTGGGCTGTTCGGCGCGCCTGACCTTGCTCGAAGGACACTACCGCTTCCTGTGGCAGGCGGGCGCGCGGCCGCTGGTGGAACAGGCGGCGCGCCACCCCGTGCTGCTGGCGGCCTTCGCCGGCAAGGACGAGGCCTTGTACCGGCTGCAGCTGACGGCCATCCACGACAGCCACCGCGAAGGCGAGCTGTGCCTGCGGCTGACGCGCAACGGCCTGCCCCTGTACCTGGCCAGCTTCCTGTTTACGCCGCGCGCCGATGGCGTGTCGATCCAACTGGGCGCGCTGCAGGGGCTGCGCTCGGAAGCGGGCGCGCAAGCCGTCAAGGCGGCCACGCGGGCCCTGCACGGCTGCCGGCCGAAAAACCTGATGGTGGCCGCCCTGCGCGACTTCGGCGATTTTTTTGCCTGCACCAACCTGTTCCTGGTCAGCAATCACAACCGCATCGCCCTGAATGCGCGGCGCCGCCGCCATATCGCCGCCGATTATGACCAGGCGTGGCAGGAATTGCGCGCCTTGCCCATGCGCGACGGCAATTATCACTTGCCGTGCGCGGCCTACCGGCCAGCGGACCTGGCCGACGTACCGTCGAAAAAGCGCGCCGATGCGCGCCGGCGCGGCGAATTATTGCTCGGCATGACGGCGGACATGCGCGCCCAACTGGCCTTCCTGCTGGACGCGCCTGCGGCAATGGCGGTCGAAGCACCTTGCCAGCAAAGCGATACCCTCGATAGCAGTGTTTTACCTTCCCACCATTAA
- a CDS encoding DNA-binding protein — protein sequence MKAAQIVAADGRNPTVDNVREALGSTGSKSTIAPLLKRWKEEFQGAGAVKTESGLPAELMEAMRGVYDKQQRDVAQQLETGMRQNRAELDAATEKLKKTEHERLKLTEARAALTQELRATQHALAQLKEEHHFRAVTLATLHSDNAGLTQRLADRNEDIAALHRQLAQVRSQFDHYQEASATQRSEERAQAQQRENRLEQENAQLQQRLQGQQATLVQQDMRLSQLQTEQARLASEAAADREALASVRPERDQFEFQYLQAAASADALLAKLDTALQALNDARVALSAQDRQLEMLAQNAQASQQKAEALALERDSLLREHAGMAAQLAQISLHAREKRDI from the coding sequence ATGAAAGCAGCCCAAATCGTCGCTGCCGATGGGCGCAATCCCACGGTCGACAACGTGCGCGAAGCGCTGGGCAGCACGGGCAGCAAGAGCACCATCGCTCCCCTGCTCAAGCGCTGGAAGGAAGAGTTCCAGGGTGCGGGCGCCGTGAAGACGGAATCCGGCTTGCCGGCCGAACTGATGGAAGCGATGCGCGGCGTGTATGACAAGCAGCAGCGCGACGTGGCGCAGCAGCTGGAAACGGGCATGCGGCAAAACCGCGCCGAACTCGACGCGGCCACGGAGAAATTAAAAAAGACGGAACACGAACGGCTGAAATTGACGGAGGCGCGCGCCGCCCTCACCCAGGAACTGCGCGCCACGCAGCACGCGCTGGCGCAACTGAAGGAAGAGCACCATTTCCGCGCCGTTACCCTGGCGACCCTGCATAGTGATAACGCGGGCTTGACGCAGCGCCTGGCAGACCGCAACGAAGATATCGCCGCCCTGCACCGCCAGCTGGCGCAGGTGCGTTCGCAGTTCGACCATTATCAGGAAGCGTCGGCCACGCAGCGCAGCGAGGAACGGGCCCAGGCACAGCAGCGCGAAAACCGGCTGGAGCAGGAAAACGCCCAGCTGCAGCAGCGCCTGCAAGGCCAGCAAGCCACCCTGGTGCAGCAAGACATGCGCCTGAGCCAGCTGCAGACGGAACAGGCCCGACTCGCCAGCGAGGCGGCCGCCGACCGCGAGGCGCTGGCCAGCGTGCGTCCCGAGCGCGACCAGTTCGAGTTCCAGTACCTGCAGGCGGCAGCGTCCGCCGACGCCCTGCTGGCCAAGCTCGATACGGCCCTGCAGGCGCTGAACGACGCCAGGGTGGCGCTGTCCGCACAGGACCGCCAGCTCGAGATGCTGGCGCAGAACGCGCAGGCGTCGCAGCAAAAGGCCGAGGCGCTGGCGCTGGAGCGCGACAGCTTGCTGCGCGAACATGCGGGCATGGCGGCGCAATTGGCGCAGATCTCGCTGCATGCGCGGGAGAAACGCGATATTTGA
- a CDS encoding GNAT family N-acetyltransferase, producing MPASGAPAMCLIRPCASVDTASCATILALAGRDSFGPVADSGVFRRATQDEQILVAECGGKVVGLAAVHTGDAPEHFLHHLYVHPAHGGQGVGARRLAAVVARFGPHLSLKTQLANTRARRFYARAGWVEDHGDCGVDAIGAWIRIRCQPRQGE from the coding sequence ATGCCGGCAAGCGGTGCGCCAGCCATGTGCCTGATCCGTCCCTGCGCCAGCGTGGATACGGCGTCATGCGCCACCATCCTGGCGCTGGCCGGGCGCGACAGCTTCGGGCCGGTGGCCGATAGCGGCGTGTTCCGGCGCGCCACGCAGGACGAGCAGATCCTTGTCGCCGAATGCGGCGGCAAGGTCGTCGGCTTAGCCGCCGTGCACACGGGCGACGCTCCCGAGCACTTCCTGCATCATCTGTACGTGCATCCGGCGCACGGCGGGCAAGGCGTCGGCGCGCGGCGGCTGGCGGCCGTGGTGGCGCGCTTCGGCCCGCATCTGAGCCTGAAAACGCAACTGGCCAATACGCGAGCGCGGCGCTTTTATGCGCGCGCCGGCTGGGTGGAAGATCACGGCGACTGCGGCGTGGACGCCATCGGCGCGTGGATACGCATCCGCTGCCAGCCTCGGCAAGGTGAATAA